The proteins below are encoded in one region of Triticum aestivum cultivar Chinese Spring chromosome 1B, IWGSC CS RefSeq v2.1, whole genome shotgun sequence:
- the LOC123098726 gene encoding uncharacterized protein, which yields MLQRRRMERLPALHLAVVSLLGFFCLIHASRAATSFPPAAPRVPLQKTDAVLASSGDSQAAVVVAEPDRGGVSRRIEREMELEDYPGSGANDRHSPWWRQERRN from the exons ATGCTTCAGAGGAGACGAATGGAGAGATTGCCTGCACTGCACCTGGCAGTGGTGTCTCTGCTAGGCTTCTTCTGCCTCATCCATGCTTCAAGGGCTGCGACTTCATTCCCACCTG CGGCCCCGAGGGTGCCCCTGCAGAAGACCGACGCAGTCCTAGCTTCCAGTGGAGATAGCCAG GCCGCCGTCGTAGTGGCAGAGCCCGACCGCGGCGGTGTCAGCAGAAGGATAGAGAGGGAGATGGAGCTGGAGGACTACCCGGGGTCCGGGGCCAACGACCGCCACTCGCCGTGGTGGCGGCAAGAGAGGAGGAACTGA
- the LOC123145609 gene encoding RNA polymerase II degradation factor 1 yields MASPARPASVSGPFGLAPDLARCSFDHTLRREDFQDNRLLRSLVSMRDQENHSKEIITEAIESCMNKQAENLVNSLDVISGRLSQLELYCYKLERSIGELRSDVMDYHSEANLNFRGLDKNVKEVQKCVQVLQDKQEIAETQNELAKLQIVYEDAAQKSEGTAPSVFMAKENDGSFPGAKHELALVPLHQVNAAQSPAMQFQSCNGLILQQLVPVSFSNQQDQPRSNQPTVYCMQNQGQPERRQAQTFQPAPHSMQPQAQNPQPQTVVEAPEFYLQAQHHWQHQTVQDVHSQARQPQQQPQPQPQVAQQQQYHNMQQVPAQVVQLQTSSPQAQSAPHVALFYPPYGSQQPACGNTEALSRGMVVQPAYSTISSSQRKHHEAAPVYVQSSAIAVPMAEHHIQHQQTQQFQSPGNGSFAPQQCKVGPYSVQGGAQAYNTVYGSPPNSAATFVAVLPQQAQQASAPMMLHHLGPQPVQNHPADMADKAARMGYLNDHAENMPRRMVAAGQPVEYNAFHDGLSSVGNAAWSG; encoded by the exons ATGGCGTCCCCGGCGCGGCCAGCCTCCGTCTCCGGCCCCTTCGGCCTCGCCCCCGACCTCGCCCGCTGCTCCTTCGACCACACGCTCCGCCGAGAG GATTTTCAGGACAACAGGCTGCTGAGGTCATTGGTTAGCATGCGCGACCAGGAAAACCATTCCAAAGAAATTATAACGGAAGCCATCGAGAGCTGCATGAACAAACAAGCAGAAAATCTGGTGAATTCACTGGATGTCATCAGTGGAAGGCTGTCGCAGTTGGAGTTATACTGCTACAAGCTTGAAAGGTCCATCGGAGAACTGCGAAGCGATGTAATGGATTACCACAGCGAAGCAAATCTTAACTTCCGTGGCCTTGACAAGAACGTCAAAGAG GTTCAGAAATGTGTACAAGTTCTGCAGGATAAGCAAGAGATTGCTGAAACTCAGAACGAGCTAGCTAAACTTCAGATTGTATACGAAGATGCTGCACAAAAGAGTGAAGGTACTGCCCCATCAGTTTTTATGGCCAAGGAAAATGATGGCAGCTTCCCAGGTGCAAAACACGAGCTTGCCCTTGTCCCGCTGCACCAAGTAAATGCTGCGCAGTCTCCTGCTATGCAATTCCAAAGCTGCAATGGGCTTATTCTACAGCAGCTTGTGCCTGTGTCTTTTAGCAACCAACAAGACCAGCCACGTTCGAACCAACCTACTGTTTACTGTATGCAAAATCAAGGCCAGCCTGAGCGCAGGCAGGCCCAAACATTTCAACCTGCACCTCATTCTATGCAGCCGCAGGCCCAGAACCCTCAGCCACAGACTGTAGTTGAGGCACCAGAGTTCTACCTCCAAGCTCAGCACCATTGGCAACATCAAACTGTCCAGGATGTTCACTCGCAGGCAAGGCAaccacaacaacaaccacaaccacAACCACAGGTGGCACAACAGCAGCAGTACCACAACATGCAGCAAGTTCCTGCTCAGGTAGTTCAACTGCAAACATCTTCCCCGCAGGCCCAAAGTGCCCCTCATGTCGCCCTGTTCTATCCTCCTTACGGATCCCAACAGCCCGCATGTGGTAACACCGAGGCACTTTCTAGAGGCATGGTTGTGCAGCCTGCCTATTCTACAATCTCTTCTTCCCAGCGAAAGCACCATGAAGCTGCTCCAGTTTACGTGCAAAGCAGCGCCATTGCTGTTCCTATGGCAGAGCATCACATCCAGCACCAGCAGACCCAGCAGTTCCAATCGCCCGGCAATGGCTCATTTGCACCTCAGCAATGCAAGGTTGGCCCCTATTCTGTCCAGGGTGGTGCCCAGGCCTACAACACTGTATATGGGAGCCCTCCCAACAGTGCTGCCACTTTTGTTGCTGTCCTTCCTCAGCAAGCACAGCAGGCCAGTGCTCCGATGATGCTCCATCATCTAGGACCCCAGCCAGTGCAGAATCACCCGGCAGACATGGCTGACAAGGCTGCTCGAATGGGTTACTTGAACGATCATGCCGAGAACATGCCGCGCCGAATGGTGGCTGCAGGCCAGCCCGTAGAGTACAACGCCTTCCATGACGGGCTGAGCTCTGTTGGCAATGCGGCGTGGTCTGGCTAG
- the LOC123081660 gene encoding probable calcium-binding protein CML46 gives MIFPTPKQPDLRLIAQTMEKSPATAGCHHAPLFQDPLGILILFILTWCISKLQSLLPTSCCQSCTCTVSTTTSTPVLAETKTSKAPKKSEYDEMNATQSDAEVAMRKMGLDFDQEKSCEYISTLFNDDEPSFQEVKMAFLVFDENNDGYIDASDLRRILDNLGLGDQVGVNESEQMIARYDMNNDWRIDLMEFTKVLEDSFC, from the coding sequence ATGATCTTTCCCACACCAAAACAACCAGATCTCAGGCTCATAGCTCAGACAATGGAGAAGTCCCCAGCCACAGCAGGATGCCATCATGCACCACTTTTCCAAGACCCGCTTGGTATTCTCATCCTTTTCATCCTCACCTGGTGCATCTCAAAGCTTCAAAGTCTCCTTCCCACTTCTTGTTGCCAATCCTGCACTTGTACTGTCTCCACGACAACCTCGACACCGGTCCTCGCCGAGACGAAGACATCGAAGGCGCCAAAAAAGAGTGAATACGATGAGATGAATGCGACGCAATCAGATGCGGAGGTAGCCATGAGAAAGATGGGATTGGATTTTGATCAAGAGAAAAGCTGTGAATATATTTCTACGTTGTTCAACGACGACGAACCAAGCTTCCAGGAAGTGAAGATGGCCTTCTTGGTTTTTGATGAGAACAATGATGGGTACATCGATGCATCGGATCTGCGACGAATCCTCGACAACTTGGGATTAGGTGACCAGGTAGGGGTCAATGAGTCTGAGCAGATGATTGCTAGATATGACATGAACAATGACTGGAGGATAGATCTGATGGAGTTCACTAAGGTTTTGGAGGATAGCTTTTGCTAA